From Deltaproteobacteria bacterium:
ATAACGGGGTTTTTTCCCCTCGAACACCTCGCTTGAAACCCCGCCGAAATTGAACATCGCCTCAGCCGGGCTGGCCTTCTTTTTAACCGCGTTCATTAAACTGCCTTTCCAAGACTCCTGCCCGGCAAGCGGCGCCCCTGGCCTTAGCCCCGTAAGGGGACGATACCTGAACGGGTCCCGCAGCTTTCATCATTCGTCTTTCAGATGCTGTCTTAATTGTATTCGGCCCTTTCCAGAAACCTGCTATAGTTCTCAAATACCCTCTCGGCATACAAGGCGGCCGGCTCGCTCCCGTCCTTCATCCACGCGTCCACCTTGCCGGGGCCCGCGTTGTAGGCCGCAAGCGAAAGCCCGACGTCCTTATACCGGCGCTTGAGCCTGGAGAAATAATGCACGCCCATCTTTATATTGGTATAGGGGTCGAGGAGCGTTTCCTCTCCCTTCCATTCAAGCCTGAGCTGGCGCGCTATTTCCTCTCCAGTCGACGGCATGATCTGCATGAGGCCGACCGCGCCCCTCAACGACCTCGACCAGTTATAGAAGGTGGACTCGGTCTCAATGAGGGCGAGGATGAAGAGCGGGTCGAGCTTGTGCTCAACGCTCTCCATTATTATGACCTCGGC
This genomic window contains:
- a CDS encoding lytic transglycosylase domain-containing protein encodes the protein MILRKGLAAFVFALVLEAVFAPSLTSGKFVTGAFPEGDRSLNASRHYVLDVLRENRTGLGALEELKLAEVIIMESVEHKLDPLFILALIETESTFYNWSRSLRGAVGLMQIMPSTGEEIARQLRLEWKGEETLLDPYTNIKMGVHYFSRLKRRYKDVGLSLAAYNAGPGKVDAWMKDGSEPAALYAERVFENYSRFLERAEYN